In a single window of the Drosophila subpulchrella strain 33 F10 #4 breed RU33 chromosome X, RU_Dsub_v1.1 Primary Assembly, whole genome shotgun sequence genome:
- the LOC119558051 gene encoding paraplegin: MMLKGLRHVRNVLQRGGSQLAQIRGATGQPQRICQELSLLQLSRRQVMQLQTEYKAIVGLIARSLQLTPKEVRLMHLRSLSTAGKPPAPTEGKAEKSTKDGSKTEGDSSKEKQKQAVAAEGSEKSSKASQDEGSSSPNPSPSSSTGEPGEDPNKNSNENDEKMRSVLTKAVLWLFTIYMFVAFFSLLITPRSERPEGSTRYVSWNEFVHHMLAVGEVKELIIRPDMEMVTIILHEGAVIKGRKVSSTIFHMAVADANRFEEKLREVEKRLGIKDGVPVTYDRQTDTTGRILMLLLVCALLVSIATRMKSMKSPLSMDSFNQMGRAKFTLVDPFDGGRGVLFRDVAGLSEAKQEVKEFVDYLKSPEKYQRLGAKVPRGALLLGPPGCGKTLLAKAVATEAQVPFLSMNGSEFIEMIGGLGAARVRDLFKEGKKRAPCIIYIDEIDAIGRQRSGTESMGQGSSGESEQTLNQLLVEMDGMATKEGVLMLASTNRADILDKALLRPGRFDRHILIDLPTLAERKEIFEKHLSSVKLESPPTTFSQRLARLTPGFSGADIANVCNEAALHAARNTQKEVSSKNLEYAVERLVGGTEKRSHALSLAERKVIAYHESGHALVGWMLPNSDILLKVTIVPRTSLALGFAQYTPSEQHLYSKEELFDKMCMALGGRAAENLIFNRITTGAQNDLEKVTKIAYSQIKKFGMNETLGPIYVRDADETEGGGAMGSGGKKPFSRAMESMIDNEARHVVASAYQTTEGILALHRDKLEKLAEALLEKETLDYDQVVELIGPPPYDLGKRQVDGVEFEQSLKNLGSDTDATKA, encoded by the exons ATGATGTTGAAGGGCCTGCGGCATGTGCGGAATGTGCTGCAGCGCGGCGGCTCTCAGTTGGCCCAGATCCGCGGTGCCACGGGGCAGCCCCAAAGGATTTGTCAGGAGCTATCGCTGCTCCAACTCAGCCGGCGGCAG GTGATGCAGCTGCAGACGGAGTACAAGGCGATTGTGGGCTTGATAGCCCGCTCACTGCAACTGACCCCCAAGGAGGTCCGACTGATGCACCTGCGCAGCCTGAGCACCGCAGGAAAACCTCCCGCTCCCACGGAGGGCAAGGCGGAAAAGTCGACCAAGGACGGATCCAAGACTGAAGGTGATTCCTCCAaggaaaagcaaaagcaagCTGTCGCGGCGGAGGGCAGTGAGAAGAGCAGCAAAGCCTCCCAAGACGAAGGCTCCAGTAGTCCGAATCCCAGCCCAAGCAGCTCCACCGGCGAACCCGGCGAGGATCCCAACAAAAACAGCAACGAGAATGATGAAAAGATGCGTTCTGTACTGACCAAGGCCGTGCTTTGGCTTTTTACCATCTATATGTTTGTAGCCTTCTTCTCCTTGCTGATTACCCCGCGTTCCGAGAGACCAGAG GGCTCCACGCGCTATGTGTCCTGGAATGAGTTCGTCCACCATATGCTGGCCGTGGGTGAGGTCAAGGAGCTGATCATACGGCCCGACATGGAGATGGTCACCATCATCCTGCACGAGGGTGCGGTCATAAAGGGCCGGAAGGTGTCGTCCACAATCTTTCACATGGCGGTGGCTGACGCCAACAGGTTCGAGGAGAAGCTACGTGAGGTGGAGAAGCGGCTGGGCATCAAGGATGGTGTGCCGGTGACCTACGACCGCCAGACGGACACCACCGGCCGCATCCTCATGCTGCTGCTTGTCTGCGCCCTGCTCGTGTCCATTGCCACCCGCATGAAGAGCATGAAGAGTCCCCTCAGCATGGATTCGTTT AACCAAATGGGCCGCGCCAAGTTCACGCTGGTTGATCCCTTCGACGGCGGCCGCGGCGTGCTCTTTCGTGACGTGGCTGGTCTCAGCGAGGCCAAGCAGGAGGTAAAGGAGTTTGTCGATTACCTTAAGTCCCCGGAGAAGTACCAGCGCCTGGGGGCGAAGGTTCCGCGCGGAGCCCTGCTCCTGGGTCCGCCGGGATGCGGCAAGACGTTGCTGGCCAAGGCGGTGGCCACCGAGGCCCAGGTGCCGTTCCTTAGCATGAACGGTTCAGAGTTCATAGAGATGATCGGTGGCCTGGGGGCGGCGCGAGTGCGCGATCTCTTTAAGGAGGGCAAGAAACGGGCGCCGTGCATTATCTATATCGACGAGATAGACGCCATCGGTCGGCAACGTTCGGGAACGGAGAGCATGGGGCAGGGCAGCTCTGGCGAGTCAGAGCAGACACTTAACCAGCTGCTGGTCGAGATGGACGGCATGGCCACCAAGGAGGGTGTGCTCATGCTGGCCAGCACGAATCGGGCGGATATCCTAGACAAG gcCCTTCTGCGACCCGGTCGCTTTGATCGCCACATCCTCATAGATTTACCTACGCTGGCGGAACGCAAGGAGATCTTCGAGAAACACTTGTCGTCGGTGAAATTGGAGTCGCCGCCCACGACCTTTTCGCAGCGATTGGCACGTCTGACGCCGGGTTTCTCAGGTGCTGACATCGCCAACGTGTGCAATGAGGCTGCCCTGCATGCGGCCCGAAATACCCAAAAGGAGGTCAGCAGCAAGAACCTAGAGTATGCTGTGGAGAGACTAGTTG GCGGCACTGAGAAGCGTTCGCACGCTTTGTCGCTGGCGGAGCGCAAGGTGATCGCGTATCACGAATCCGGACACGCTCTGGTGGGCTGGATGCTGCCCAACTCGGACATCTTGCTCAAGGTGACCATTGTGCCGCGCACCAGTTTGGCGCTGGGATTCGCCCAATACACCCCTAGCGAACAGCATTTGTACAGCAAGGAGGAGCTGTTCGACAAGATGTGCATGGCGCTGGGCGGTCGGGCAGCCGAGAATCTTATATTCAATCGCATAACGACGGGCGCTCAGAACGACCTGGAAAAGGTGACGAAGATTGCATACTCGCAGATCAAGAAGTTCGGCATGAACGAGACCCTGGGACCCATCTACGTCCGGGACGCGGATGAGACGGAGGGCGGTGGTGCGATGGGCAGCGGTGGCAAGAAGCCATTCTCGCGAGCTATGGAAAGCATGATCGACAACGAGGCGCGGCATGTGGTGGCCAGCGCCTACCAAACCACCGAGGGGATACTCGCTTTGCATCGCGATAAGCTGGAAAAG CTGGCTGAAGCTCTGCTTGAGAAGGAAACACTGGACTACGACCAGGTGGTGGAACTGATTGGACCGCCGCCGTACGATCTAGGGAAGCGGCAAGTGGATGGTGTGGAGTTCGAGCAGTCACTGAAGAACCTGGGCAGCGACACGGACGCCACGAAAGCCTGA
- the LOC119558053 gene encoding circadian clock-controlled protein daywake, whose protein sequence is MQLTGVSVFLLWIGVLCLVPYSVSDLFPSPLKRCKVEDESCHVAQAQTFLEAFKKGIQGRQVPGLEPIYLGTLRVESGGHSESLQFKLVMTDAKLYNLANSAVVKSMKGFSKDLTKPLKLTMVMDAPELVVRAKYDVNGKLLILPIVSKGDLTIRLNEVQTKSRVMVEPVKRSDGHTYLNITDYKTITKIKGGHFDMTNLFNDNVELRESTLKVLNQEWNTLALDVQPKLNEACSKAFRSILQNLWKNIPYDEFFETE, encoded by the exons ATGCAGCTAACCGGTGTCTCGGTATTCTTGTTATGGATCGGTGTACTGTGCCTGGTTCCTTATAGTGTCTCCGATTTATTCC CATCGCCCCTGAAACGGTGCAAGGTGGAGGATGAGTCGTGCCACGTGGCGCAGGCGCAGACCTTTTTGGAGGCCTTTAAGAAAGGCATTCAAGGACGGCAGGTGCCCGGTCTAGAGCCCATTTATCTGGGAACGTTGCGCGTCGAGAGTGGGGGCCACTCGGAGTCCCTGCAGTTTAAGCTGGTCATGACCGATGCCAAGCTCTACAACCTGGCTAATTCCGCGGTGGTAAAGAGCATGAAAGGCTTCTCCAAGGACCTCACGAAGCCGCTTAAGCTAACGATGGTCATGGATGCACCGGAGCTGGTGGTGCGGGCGAAGTACGATGTGAACGGTAAACTCCTCATCCTGCCCATCGTTAGCAAGGGTGATTTAACCATTCGGCTGAACGAGGTCCAGACCAAGTCGAGGGTTATGGTGGAGCCCGTAAAGCGGTCCGACGGCCATACATATCTTAACATCACCGATTACAAGACGATCACCAAGATCAAGGG TGGCCACTTTGACATGACGAACCTGTTCAACGACAACGTGGAGCTTCGGGAGAGCACCTTGAAAGTTCTAAACCAGGAGTGGAATACCCTGGCTCTCGATGTCCAGCCGAAACTCAACGAGGCCTGTTCCAAGGCCTTTAGATCCATACTgcaaaatttgtggaaaaatataCCCTATGACGAGTTCTTTGAGACGGAATAA
- the LOC119558050 gene encoding GPI inositol-deacylase, protein MFMFRNCAVLLVIGSICCLIYGLFNLHVEVEPNACRMTYMFGEPMFAKVGVKDGDQYPNYGLYYYYEGVRQPLDPLRRRMTGAPVIFVPGNAGSYKQVRSLASVALRKAMSDDAGIHLDYYTIDYDEELSALYGGYLPRQRNYLKLCIRTILSIYEGRAEQPSIVLIGHSMGGKLAQSVLVDPAIGQHINTIVSISTPLDQPVLNLDAELEYFYDQTNAVLSKLRTATVPTMTTNVCDSLHQRPPSVQRMASQDSSARLDNVLLISTGGGNRDLLVRPGLTSSRFNDIHAMTSAIPKVSLSCDHLSAVWCLQFMQTINHFLFSIAYVREDRSSIVFGTNKQRNLQSALATFVKPRRRQQSTQRFGAAGNWHEERRLVINKYFTNGLKGTFFDLVGLLRQERYKKTAIEALNVDDEDWLFGCSALDNNKTGQLYCEKATSLMHLVQRLPNEDRDPRSIAILDLHNLRKTYVQWTHVLVRLPPSTKRIGYNLDIYDPRERVTDIKMPRWYTMARLPIINETLQGTLHHRLRISEMVDPYQSIRVIVEPLQCISSEYRVTARICVPWAAGFERFQTLKSFDQKPQLYVNVPTLVPRHYNTTLNPVTLDLYLDPTCRYRISYEYSYSSALSRLVLEFYGWLPAHLVCVLLIVLRKQVETFHQVGTFRSLRPYVGYMQYTSLYVVTACRLLKKLIISSRMLPEPEPLDYSINVSIVIHCAAIALSLLATLGTWLALTLYGNAFYRLALRITRLSQPTSNVMISIMTHLPITFGILTIATAVGTCSGVGLLLAFVFYFLMLSNAYKDYLEDLLWQKAANLVRGMPAAGAAEEPASCEDAAKEQNAEALEQKGGQQEEDEEPEPCVGLHNFSFHVTLLLMLLMHLLLNSPSTLAWVRSRRHGIDLPDPSLYPSIVVLASLSLLLQLRAPQKCQGYWMLSLVFYVLAGVVLLYCQAAIYRLTFVIAGAFALLSAHQSLWILWRRLSQI, encoded by the exons ATGTTTATGTTCCGAAACTGTGCGGTTCTGCTGGTGATCGGCTCAATATGCTGCCTTATCTACGGCCTGTTCAACTTGCACGTGGAGGTGGAGCCAAATGCTTGCCGGATGACCTACATGTTTGGCGAACCAATGTTTGCG AAAGTTGGAGTCAAGGATGGCGATCAGTATCCAAATTACGGACTTTACTACTACTATGAGGGCGTGCGACAGCCGCTGGATCCGCTCAGGCGTCGGATGACAGGTGCTCCGGTGATTTTTGTTCCCGGCAATGCCGGTTCGTACAAGCAGGTGCGCTCTCTGGCGTCCGTGGCGCTCCGCAAGGCCATGTCGGACGATGCGGGCATCCACCTAGACTACTACACCATTGACTACGACGAGGAGTTGTCTGCCTTGTACGGGGGCTATCTGCCTCGCCAGCGAAACTATCTAAAGCTCTGCATCCGCACTATTCTGTCGATCTACGAGGGGCGCGCGGAGCAGCCCTCCATCGTGCTGATTGGCCACTCAATGGGTGGAAAGCTGGCGCAGTCGGTGCTGGTTGATCCGGCCATTGGTCAGCACATCAATACAATTGTCAGCATCTCCACGCCGCTGGATCAGCCGGTGCTCAACCTAGACGCCGAGCTGGAGTATTTCTACGACCAGACGAACGCTGTGCTAAGCAAGCTACGCACTGCAACGGTGCCCACGATGACCACAAATGTATGCGACAGCCTGCACCAGCGACCCCCAAGTGTGCAGCGAATGGCCAGCCAAGACAGCTCGGCGCGGCTGGACAACGTGCTGCTCATTTCCACGGGAGGCGGTAATAGGGATTTGCTTGTGCGCCCCGGTCTCACCAGCTCTCGGTTCAACGATATACATGCCATG ACCTCGGCTATACCCAAAGTTAGTCTGAGCTGCGACCATTTATCCGCCGTGTGGTGCTTGCAGTTTATGCAGACCATAAATCATTTTCTCTTCAGCATTGCGTATGTGCGCGAGGATCGCTCATCAATCGTATTTGGCACCAACAAGCAGCGCAACCTGCAGTCGGCCCTAGCCACCTTTGTC AAGCCACGAAGACGGCAACAGAGCACACAGAGATTCGGAGCCGCTGGAAACTGGCACGAGGAGCGTCGTCTCGTGATAAACAAGTACTTTACCAATGGACTCAAGGGCACTTTCTTTGATTTAGTGGGATTGCTGCGTCAGGAGAGATACAAAAAAACAGCCATCGAGGCTTTGAATGTTGATGACGAAGACTGGTTGTTTGGCTGCTCGGCCCTGGACAACAATAAGACGGGACAGCTATATTG CGAAAAGGCCACCTCGCTGATGCACCTCGTCCAGCGGCTGCCCAACGAAGATCGCGATCCCCGTAGCATTGCCATCTTAGACCTGCACAACCTGCGCAAGACCTACGTGCAGTGGACCCATGTGCTAGTGCGCCTGCCACCGAGCACCAAGCGAATCGGCTACAACCTGGACATCTACGATCCCCGAGAGCGCGTGACGGACATCAAGATGCCGCGCTGGTACACCATGGCAAGACTGCCTATAATAAACGAAACTCTTCAAGGCACGCTGCATCATCGGCTTCGCATCTCCGAGATGGTGGATCCATACCAGAGCATTCGAGTGATTGTGGAGCCGCTGCAGTGCATCAGTTCGGAGTACAGAGTGACAGCCAGGATATGTGTTCCCTGGGCTGCTGGCTTCGAACGTTTCCAGACCCTTAA ATCTTTTGATCAGAAACCTCAATTGTATGTAAATGTACCCACCTTGGTGCCCAGACATTACAACACTACTCTTAATCCTGTGACACTGGATCTTTACCTGGATCCCACTTGTCGCTATCGAATCAG CTATGAGTACTCCTACTCCTCTGCATTATCTCGACTGGTGCTCGAGTTCTACGGCTGGTTGCCGGCACACCTGGTCTGCGTTTTACTGATTGTGCTAAGGAAGCAAGTTGAAACCTTTCACCAGGTGGGAACTTTTCGTAGCCTGCGGCCTTATGTGGGCTACATGCAGTACACCTCGCTCTATGTGGTCACAG CTTGTCGGCTTCTAAAGAAGCTAATCATAAGCAGCCGCATGCTGCCGGAGCCAGAACCCCTGGACTACAGTATCAATGTTTCCATTGTGATCCATTGTGCAGCCATTGCCTTGTCCCTGCTGGCCACTCTGGGcacttggttggccttgacgcTCTATGGCAACGCCTTCTACCGCTTGGCTCTGCGGATAACACGCCTTTCCCAGCCAACCTCCAACGTGATGATCTCGATCATGACCCACTTGCCTATAACGTTCGGTATACTGACCATTGCCACAGCTGTAGGAACCTGCAGCGGAGTGGGTCTTCTCCTGGCCTTCGTCTTCTATTTCCTGATGCTATCGAACGCATATAAGGATTATCTGGAAGACCTTCTCTGGCAGAAGGCGGCTAATTTGGTGCGTGGAATGCCTGCTGCGGGGGCAGCAGAAGAACCTGCCAGCTGCGAAGATGCTGCGAAGGAGCAAAATGCAGAAGCTTTGGAACAGAAGGGTGGACAAcaggaggaggacgaggaaCCGGAGCCCTGCGTGGGCTTGCACAACTTCTCCTTTCATGTCACtttgctgctgatgttgctcaTGCATCTGCTGCTCAATTCTCCTAGCACTTTGGCTTGGGTGCGCAGTCGTCG GCATGGCATCGACCTGCCGGATCCGAGTTTATATCCCAGCATCGTAGTCCTGGCATCACTTAGTTTGCTCCTGCAACTGAGGGCTCCCCAAAAATG TCAGGGATACTGGATGCTTTCCCTCGTTTTTTACGTTCTGGCCGGCGTGGTTTTACTGTACTGTCAGGCGGCTATCTACAGGCTGACTTTTGTGATTGCCGGGGCCTTCGCACTGCTCTCTGCCCACCAAAGTCTTTGGATCCTATGGCGTCGCCTGTCCCAAATCTAG
- the LOC119558054 gene encoding protein twisted gastrulation yields the protein MEIWRSLTVGTIVLLGLVCFYTVESCNEVVCASIVSKCMLTQSCKCELKNCSCCKECLKCLGKNYEECCSCVELCPKPNDTRNSLSKKSHVEDFDGVPELFNAVATPDEGDSFGYNWNVFTFQVDFDKYLKGPKLEKDGHYFLRTNDKNLDEAIQERDNIVTVNCTVIYLDQCVSWNKCRTSCQTTGASSTRWFHDGCCECVGSTCINYGVNESRCRKCPESKGELGDELDDAMEEEMQDFGESMGPFDGPVNNNY from the exons ATGGAAATTTGGCGCTCGCTCACAGTGGGCACCATCGTGCTTCTGGGCCTCGTCTGCTTCTACACAGTGGAGTCCTGCAACGAGGTCGTCTGCGCCTCCATAGTCTCCAAGTGCATGCTCACCCAGAGCTGCAAGTGCGAGCTGAAGAACTGTTCCTGCTGCAAGGAGTGCCTCAAGTGTCTGGGCAAGAACTACGAGGAGTGCTGCAGCTGTGTGG AACTCTGTCCAAAACCCAATGACACGCGCAACTCGCTGTCCAAGAAGTCCCACGTAGAAGACTTCGATGGAGTGCCGGAGCTATTTAACGCCGTAGCCACTCCGGATGAGGGCGACAGCTTTGGCTACAACTGGAACGTGTTTACGTTTCAAGTGGACTTTGACAAGTACTTAAAGGGTCCTAAGTTGGAAAAGGACGGTCATTACTTTTTGA GAACCAATGATAAAAACCTGGACGAGGCGATTCAGGAGCGGGATAACATAGTGACCGTGAATTGCACGGTTATATATCTGGACCAGTGCGTGTCGTGGAACAAGTGCCGCACCAGCTGCCAAACAACAGGCGCCAGCAGTACGAG ATGGTTTCACGACGGCTGCTGCGAGTGCGTGGGCTCCACCTGCATCAACTACGGCGTCAACGAGAGCCGCTGTAGGAAGTGTCCGGAGTCGAAGGGCGAGCTGGGCGACGAGCTGGACGACGCCATGGAGGAGGAGATGCAGGACTTCGGGGAGAGCATGGGCCCCTTCGACGGACCCGTGAACAACAACTACTGA